A region of Silurus meridionalis isolate SWU-2019-XX chromosome 15, ASM1480568v1, whole genome shotgun sequence DNA encodes the following proteins:
- the LOC124398110 gene encoding uncharacterized protein LOC124398110 isoform X1, with protein MGNPRPITHHGSCFETPVEIEPSATDCRAGAKGVHAATQELLEIRKKHAEDRNPVLSPVQEAERLLAKMTAKDDPKTFLHTFECIAVHEGWPKRAWAWLVAPYLTGDAQLAYYSLPVESADNYDLLKEEILGCYGLSPRIAAADFHKWGYKPNIAPRTQNLENLVRITHRWLQPERKTASKIVERVAIDKFVRALPPEEWKAVGMQNPENPKELVKALECALSTLSLEGNTGRHQPRQVHAHRDWNSDRQERRASRADTGVFPPKDEHMPSDLGAGLAAQFRKPWLAGCTMHATTQPRSPTLSVKLDGKITEALLDSGSNVTLARPSVIARGTKRIETIPVACVHGDVHEVPTVRVRVANGEGEWPLVIGLVPNLPVPLLLGRDWPGFQRQQAISRRTSRRGGDRKLLRRSGKRTHTALMAHERETQDTGAEGSSESGESRASYSREYADSLPTTV; from the exons ATGGGAAATCCCCGCCCCATCACACACCATGGATCCTGTTTTGAAACACCTGTTGAAATCGAACCTTCAGCAACAGACTGTCGTGCAGGAGCAAAAGGAGTCCATGCAGCTACTCAAGAACTCCTGGAAATACGGAAAAAGCATGCAGAGGACAGAAATCCCGTCCTCAGCCCGGTTCAGGAGGCGGAACGCCTACTTGCCAAAATGACTGCAAAAGACGACCCAAAAACGTTTCTACATACTTTTGAGTGCATCGCAGTACACGAAGGATGGCCGAAACGTGCGTGGGCATGGCTCGTAGCTCCCTACCTCACGGGGGATGCCCAACTGGCTTACTACAGCCTCCCGGTAGAGTCGGCGGACAACTATGATTTGCTAAAGGAAGAAATACTGGGCTGTTATGGACTGTCGCCGAGAATTGCAGCAGCGGACTTCCATAAGTGGGGGTACAAACCCAACATTGCTCCGAGGACCCAAAATCTGGAAAATCTGGTACGGATTACACATAGGTGGCTCCAACCAGAAAGGAAAACTGCCAGCAAAATCGTGGAGAGGGTGGCCATTGATAAGTTTGTAAGAGCATTGCCCCCCGAGGAATGGAAGGCTGTGGGGATGCAAAATCCGGAAAACCCCAAGGAGCTAGTTAAAGCATTGGAGTGTGCACTGTCCACATTGAGCCTGGAGGGAAATACAGGGCGCCACCAGCCACGCCAAGTTCATGCGCACCGAGACTGGAACAGCGACCGGCAGGAACGGAGGGCCAGCAGGGCTGACACCGGTGTGTTTCCTCCAAAAGATGAACACATGCCCTCCGATCTAGGTGCAGGGCTGGCGGCCCAGTTCAGAAAACCATGGCTGGCTGGCTGCACTATGCATGCAACTACACAGCCCCGGTCGCCGACCCTCAGTGTGAAACTGGATGGTAAAATCACAGAGGCGCTGCTAGACTCTGGCAGTAACGTCACACTGGCCAGACCCTCCGTCATAGCCAGGGGGACCAAAAGAATTGAAACTATACCAGTTGCGTGTGTGCATGGAGACGTGCATGAGGTGCCCACCGTCAGAGTCCGTGTGGCGAACGGTGAAGGTGAGTGGCCGCTTGTAATTGGTTTGGTTCCTAATCTACCTGTGCCCCTACTCTTGGGCAGGGACTGGCCGGGGTTCCAGAGACAGCAGGCGATCTCTCGCAGGACGTCGAGACGTGGTGGGGACCGAAAACTGCTGCGTAGGTCGGGGAAACGGACCCATACGGCACTGATGGCTCATGAGCGAGAAACGCAGGACACTGGTGCAGAGG GAAGCAGCGAGAGCGGCGAGAGCAGGGCGAGCTACAGCCGCGAATACGCCGATTCTCTTCCGACGACTGTGTAA
- the LOC124398110 gene encoding uncharacterized protein LOC124398110 isoform X2: protein MGNPRPITHHGSCFETPVEIEPSATDCRAGAKGVHAATQELLEIRKKHAEDRNPVLSPVQEAERLLAKMTAKDDPKTFLHTFECIAVHEGWPKRAWAWLVAPYLTGDAQLAYYSLPVESADNYDLLKEEILGCYGLSPRIAAADFHKWGYKPNIAPRTQNLENLVRITHRWLQPERKTASKIVERVAIDKFVRALPPEEWKAVGMQNPENPKELVKALECALSTLSLEGNTGRHQPRQVHAHRDWNSDRQERRASRADTGVFPPKDEHMPSDLGAGLAAQFRKPWLAGCTMHATTQPRSPTLSVKLDGKITEALLDSGSNVTLARPSVIARGTKRIETIPVACVHGDVHEVPTVRVRVANGEGLL, encoded by the exons ATGGGAAATCCCCGCCCCATCACACACCATGGATCCTGTTTTGAAACACCTGTTGAAATCGAACCTTCAGCAACAGACTGTCGTGCAGGAGCAAAAGGAGTCCATGCAGCTACTCAAGAACTCCTGGAAATACGGAAAAAGCATGCAGAGGACAGAAATCCCGTCCTCAGCCCGGTTCAGGAGGCGGAACGCCTACTTGCCAAAATGACTGCAAAAGACGACCCAAAAACGTTTCTACATACTTTTGAGTGCATCGCAGTACACGAAGGATGGCCGAAACGTGCGTGGGCATGGCTCGTAGCTCCCTACCTCACGGGGGATGCCCAACTGGCTTACTACAGCCTCCCGGTAGAGTCGGCGGACAACTATGATTTGCTAAAGGAAGAAATACTGGGCTGTTATGGACTGTCGCCGAGAATTGCAGCAGCGGACTTCCATAAGTGGGGGTACAAACCCAACATTGCTCCGAGGACCCAAAATCTGGAAAATCTGGTACGGATTACACATAGGTGGCTCCAACCAGAAAGGAAAACTGCCAGCAAAATCGTGGAGAGGGTGGCCATTGATAAGTTTGTAAGAGCATTGCCCCCCGAGGAATGGAAGGCTGTGGGGATGCAAAATCCGGAAAACCCCAAGGAGCTAGTTAAAGCATTGGAGTGTGCACTGTCCACATTGAGCCTGGAGGGAAATACAGGGCGCCACCAGCCACGCCAAGTTCATGCGCACCGAGACTGGAACAGCGACCGGCAGGAACGGAGGGCCAGCAGGGCTGACACCGGTGTGTTTCCTCCAAAAGATGAACACATGCCCTCCGATCTAGGTGCAGGGCTGGCGGCCCAGTTCAGAAAACCATGGCTGGCTGGCTGCACTATGCATGCAACTACACAGCCCCGGTCGCCGACCCTCAGTGTGAAACTGGATGGTAAAATCACAGAGGCGCTGCTAGACTCTGGCAGTAACGTCACACTGGCCAGACCCTCCGTCATAGCCAGGGGGACCAAAAGAATTGAAACTATACCAGTTGCGTGTGTGCATGGAGACGTGCATGAGGTGCCCACCGTCAGAGTCCGTGTGGCGAACGGTGAAG GCCTCCTGTGA